A window of Kocuria sp. TGY1127_2 genomic DNA:
CCTGACGGCGTCGGCATCGCCCTCGCGGGGAAATACCTGGACAAACTCCCCTACACCACCTGGGTATTGTGCGGGGACAGCGAAATGGCGGAGGGCTCCATATGGGAAGCACTCGACAAGGCCTCCTACTACGAGCTGGACAACCTGGTCGTCGTCGTCGACGTCAACAGGCTCGGCCAGACGGGCCCCACCGAACACGGGTGGGACATCGAGACTTATATGCGCCGGGCCGAATCCTTCGGAGCTGCGGCGGTGAAAATCGACGGCCACGACCTGCATTCGATCGACGATGCTCTTGCCGCTGCCGGCACAGGTGGCGGCCGCCCGACCGTGATTCTCGCCCAGACGATCAAGGGCAAGGGATTCTCCGAAATCGAGGACAAGGACGATTGGCACGGCAAGCCGTTGCCCGAGGACGCGGCGGACCGAGCGATCAGCGAACTGGGCGGTGAACGTGACCTCCGAGTGCTCGGTCTCGCCCCTGAAGAGACCGGCGAACCTCATCGAATCGAAGAGACGCAGGTCCAGTTGCCGTCCTACGAAATCGGTGACGAAGTCGCGACCCGTCAGGCGTACAGCGACGCACTCGTGGCACTCGGCCACAGTGGCCCTCGGCTGGTCGCTCTTGACGCGGAGGTCGGAAACTCGACTCACACCGACGATTTCGGGGAAGCCTTCCCCGAGCGTTACTTCCAAATGTTTATTGCCGAGCAACAGCTCATCGCCGCCGCAACCGGCCTGAACGTCCGTGGTTACAAGGCCTACGCATCGACCTACGCCGCATTCTTGACCCGAGCTTTCGATTTCATCCGTATGGCCGCGATCTCCGGTGCGGATCTGCGTATCGCAGGGTCACACGCGGGGGTCGAGATCGGTCCGGACGGTCCTTCCCAAATGGGCGTCGAAGACCTCGCGATGTTTCGGTCCGTGCACGGTTCCACGGTCGTCTACCCCAGTGACGCCGTCAGCGCGGCCGCTCTGACCGCGCAGATGGCGGACCGTTCGGGAATCAATTATCTGCGCGCAACTCGCGGTACATTGCCCGTGATCTACTCCGAAGAGGAGAAGTTCCCCATCGGTGGTGCAAAGACATTGCGAGCCGGCGACGATGACGAGGTAACTCTCATCGGGGCCGGAGTCACTCTTCACGAGTGCCTCGCCGCGGCGGACGCCTTGAGCGAGAAGGGAATTTCCGCACGGGTCGTCGATTGCTACTCGGTCAAACCCCTGGACGCAGAGACCCTCCGAGGAGCCGTGAAGGCCGCGGGCGGGAATGTCGTGATCGCTGAAGACCACCATCCAGAAGGTGGCCTCGGCGAGGCGGTCGTCTCCGTGCTTGCCGGACAGGTCTCTCCTCTGCGAGTCACGCATCTCGCAGTTGAAGGCATGCCGGGATCCGGTACCAGCGCC
This region includes:
- a CDS encoding transketolase, whose amino-acid sequence is MSTNVQRDSFSDIAELAAQLRVDSIRSSTAAGSGHTTSSMSAADVLAVLISRHLRYDWDNPKSSYNDHLIYSKGHASPLVYSVLKAAGQISDDEMVTGYRQFGQRLQGHPTPELPWIDVATGSLGQGLPDGVGIALAGKYLDKLPYTTWVLCGDSEMAEGSIWEALDKASYYELDNLVVVVDVNRLGQTGPTEHGWDIETYMRRAESFGAAAVKIDGHDLHSIDDALAAAGTGGGRPTVILAQTIKGKGFSEIEDKDDWHGKPLPEDAADRAISELGGERDLRVLGLAPEETGEPHRIEETQVQLPSYEIGDEVATRQAYSDALVALGHSGPRLVALDAEVGNSTHTDDFGEAFPERYFQMFIAEQQLIAAATGLNVRGYKAYASTYAAFLTRAFDFIRMAAISGADLRIAGSHAGVEIGPDGPSQMGVEDLAMFRSVHGSTVVYPSDAVSAAALTAQMADRSGINYLRATRGTLPVIYSEEEKFPIGGAKTLRAGDDDEVTLIGAGVTLHECLAAADALSEKGISARVVDCYSVKPLDAETLRGAVKAAGGNVVIAEDHHPEGGLGEAVVSVLAGQVSPLRVTHLAVEGMPGSGTSAELLDWAGIDAQHIVEAAEQQVANGGSSTI